In Syngnathoides biaculeatus isolate LvHL_M chromosome 5, ASM1980259v1, whole genome shotgun sequence, the following are encoded in one genomic region:
- the LOC133501287 gene encoding protein S100-A9-like: MPYMQDCIDKFVDLFEEYSSEDSDCLNRDQFKALVSDEINSPDYKGKLELCDVDEVFDELDKNNDGELTFQEYISCMAKMIRCHRKKAGRKGRKGGGGGRWGGRKGGKGRGSESDDEDHGGGPGGKGGRGRHSDDDAEESSTGRGNKGGGGRGSRGGGKAGRGGFDE; this comes from the exons ATGCCTTACATGCAAGACTGCATTGATAAATTTGTGGATCTCTTTGAAGAGTACTCCAGTGAGGATAGTGACTGTTTGAACAGGGATCAGTTTAAGGCCCTGGTGAGCGACGAAATAAATTCCCCTGATTATAAA GGAAAACTTGAGCTATGCGACGTCGATGAGGTCTTTGATGAGCTGGATAAGAACAACGATGGCGAGCTCACCTTCCAGGAGTACATCAGTTGCATGGCAAAAATGATTAGATGCCATCGCAAAAAGGCTGGCAGGAAGGGTCGCAAGGGAGGCGGTGGTGGTAGATGGGGCGGTAGAAAAGGGGGTAAAGGACGAGGCAGTGAGAGCGACGATGAAGATCATGGTGGTGGCCCGGGTGGCAAAGGTGGACGAGGAAGGCACAGTGATGATGATGCAGAAGAATCCAGCACTGGCAGGGGCAACAAAGGGGGTGGCGGCAGGGGTTCTAGGGGGGGTGGCAAGGCCGGCAGGGGCGGTTTTGATGAATGA